The Microbacterium paraoxydans genome includes a window with the following:
- a CDS encoding ABC transporter substrate-binding protein produces MRTSARIGVAAAAAAALVLPLASCAGGESEASDGQVEISFFHRWPNEPKNSYYTDMVAEFEKENPDIKVSVESVLNDAYKDKVKVVAGSANAPDVLFTWSGSFVDELVSNDALLDLGPWLEEDTDFRDSFYPSQLEAFEVDGTSYGLPVGMQSKLFFYNKDVFEELGLEPPATWDELIDVLETIQDAGMTPIEYGAQEQWTIAHYVGTLNQRVVDPEVFAADQDPATGAFTDEGYVRALERFQELAEYMNDDLTAVGHEIARNAWIAGEAPIMYMQSAEVGYFGDAQFEYGTFNFPAVEGARAIRRS; encoded by the coding sequence ATGCGAACATCAGCCCGGATCGGCGTGGCGGCTGCGGCCGCCGCCGCCCTCGTCCTGCCCCTGGCCTCGTGCGCCGGCGGCGAGAGCGAGGCCTCGGACGGCCAGGTGGAGATCAGCTTCTTCCACCGCTGGCCCAACGAGCCGAAGAACTCGTACTACACCGACATGGTGGCGGAGTTCGAGAAGGAGAACCCCGACATCAAGGTCTCCGTCGAGAGCGTGCTCAACGACGCCTACAAGGACAAGGTGAAGGTCGTCGCGGGCTCCGCCAACGCTCCGGACGTCCTGTTCACCTGGAGTGGCTCGTTCGTGGACGAGCTCGTCTCCAACGACGCCCTGCTCGATCTCGGGCCGTGGCTCGAGGAGGACACGGACTTCCGGGACAGCTTCTACCCGAGCCAGTTGGAAGCCTTCGAGGTCGACGGCACCTCCTACGGTCTGCCGGTGGGGATGCAGTCGAAGCTGTTCTTCTACAACAAAGACGTGTTCGAGGAGCTGGGCCTCGAGCCGCCGGCGACGTGGGACGAGCTCATCGACGTCCTGGAGACGATCCAGGACGCCGGCATGACCCCGATCGAGTACGGTGCGCAGGAGCAGTGGACGATCGCGCACTACGTCGGCACGCTGAATCAGCGTGTCGTCGATCCGGAGGTGTTCGCAGCGGATCAGGATCCGGCGACCGGCGCGTTCACGGACGAGGGGTATGTCCGGGCGCTGGAGCGCTTCCAGGAACTCGCCGAGTACATGAACGACGACCTCACGGCCGTCGGGCATGAGATCGCGCGTAACGCCTGGATCGCGGGGGAGGCGCCGATCATGTACATGCAGAGCGCCGAGGTGGGGTACTTCGGCGACGCGCAGTTCGAGTACGGCACGTTCAATTTCCCTGCGGTCGAGGGGGCAAGGGCGATCCGGCGGAGCTGA
- a CDS encoding GntR family transcriptional regulator has protein sequence MTQLSSAVGSTPLHEQVRSLLMREIDAGTYAEGERLPSEPELCERFGVSRITVRRAVADLEGLGIVRRQQGRGTFVAPRREVIGAMTLGGFADTVVADGVKSRRIMRAETTPADEKRARRLGVPVGDPVFRLVRVFALDGVPLSIDDSRYSLTRFPDFDRHIDHDTSTYQVLRDVYGVEFSEMYREIDVGFTTAQTAEWLARPEHDPLIVVRKRALDRAGEVVHTSRVKVVPSRMTLNMVVRSQG, from the coding sequence GTGACTCAGCTGTCGTCAGCCGTCGGTTCGACCCCGCTGCACGAACAGGTGCGAAGCCTGCTGATGCGGGAGATCGACGCCGGGACCTATGCCGAAGGCGAGCGGCTTCCGTCCGAACCCGAGCTGTGCGAGCGCTTCGGTGTCAGCCGGATCACCGTGCGGCGGGCGGTGGCCGACCTCGAGGGTCTCGGCATCGTGCGTCGACAGCAGGGCCGTGGGACCTTCGTCGCTCCGCGACGCGAGGTGATCGGCGCCATGACCCTCGGTGGCTTCGCGGACACCGTGGTGGCAGACGGGGTCAAGTCCCGACGGATCATGCGCGCTGAGACGACCCCCGCCGACGAGAAGCGCGCGCGCCGCCTCGGCGTCCCCGTCGGCGACCCGGTGTTCCGGCTGGTACGCGTCTTCGCTCTCGACGGCGTCCCGCTCTCCATCGACGACAGCCGGTATTCTCTGACGCGCTTCCCGGATTTCGATCGGCACATCGACCACGACACCTCCACGTATCAGGTGCTCCGCGACGTGTACGGCGTCGAGTTCTCGGAGATGTACCGCGAGATCGACGTCGGCTTCACGACCGCGCAGACCGCGGAGTGGCTGGCCCGCCCGGAGCACGATCCGCTCATCGTCGTCCGGAAGCGCGCACTCGACCGGGCTGGTGAGGTCGTTCACACGTCACGGGTGAAGGTCGTTCCGAGTCGGATGACGCTGAACATGGTGGTTCGCTCCCAGGGGTGA
- a CDS encoding tripartite tricarboxylate transporter TctB family protein has translation MTTGSSGPGEEVRTDARRSARLVASLPRGELVFALLMVALGVFAFAGVFTIHVPAGGQVGPTVFPLFVSVLLLGSSLAVVVSILRGHRGVPEEGEDVDQSLPTDWLTLVKIVALVVAHLLLIEPLGWAPAAALLFGGVAWALGARRWWMALLIGAIIALVVQVVFGGLLGLSLPWGPALGWLGRMF, from the coding sequence ATGACGACCGGGTCTTCCGGACCCGGCGAGGAGGTGCGGACCGACGCCCGTCGGTCCGCACGCCTCGTCGCGTCCCTGCCGCGGGGGGAGCTCGTCTTCGCCCTGCTCATGGTGGCGCTCGGCGTGTTCGCGTTCGCCGGTGTGTTCACCATCCATGTGCCCGCGGGTGGCCAGGTCGGGCCGACGGTCTTCCCGCTGTTCGTCTCGGTGCTGCTGCTGGGCTCCTCCCTCGCCGTCGTGGTGAGCATCCTCCGCGGGCACCGCGGTGTGCCGGAGGAGGGGGAGGACGTCGATCAGAGCCTGCCGACCGACTGGCTGACCCTCGTGAAGATCGTGGCGCTCGTGGTCGCTCATCTGCTCCTCATCGAGCCGCTCGGCTGGGCACCCGCCGCCGCCCTGCTGTTCGGCGGCGTCGCGTGGGCGCTCGGCGCGCGGCGGTGGTGGATGGCGCTCCTCATCGGCGCGATCATCGCGCTGGTCGTGCAGGTCGTGTTCGGCGGTCTGCTCGGGCTGTCGCTCCCGTGGGGACCGGCGCTCGGCTGGCTGGGAAGGATGTTCTGA
- a CDS encoding carbohydrate ABC transporter permease, producing the protein MSSTRLRPAERIRRAPVQVILAVYAVVIAYPLLWMVISSFKSSSEIFADPWGLPSVWLVQNYAAAWDRGISDYFLNSVIVTVISTAATVALAALCAYGMVRLSSRVANVVLIVAMGGLVVAPQVSLIPLYRLLDTMGLLNTYWAMILPYVAFRLPMAILLIRSVFLGIPRELEDAATIDGCRSFGVFRHVYLPLSASVLTTAAVLTGYFAWNEFLFAIVYIDADALRTIPAGLMSFRDSLSTEWGVLLAGLTIAALPIVVVFLALQRYFVAGVAAGSVKG; encoded by the coding sequence ATGAGCAGTACCCGGCTTCGTCCGGCGGAGCGTATCCGCCGTGCTCCGGTCCAGGTGATCCTGGCCGTCTACGCCGTCGTGATCGCCTACCCCCTGCTCTGGATGGTGATCTCTTCGTTCAAGTCCTCGTCCGAGATCTTCGCCGATCCGTGGGGGCTGCCGTCGGTCTGGCTCGTCCAGAACTATGCCGCCGCCTGGGATCGCGGGATCTCCGACTACTTCCTCAACTCCGTCATCGTCACGGTCATCTCCACCGCCGCGACCGTCGCACTCGCGGCACTGTGCGCCTACGGCATGGTGAGGCTGTCGAGCCGCGTGGCGAACGTCGTGCTGATCGTGGCGATGGGCGGGCTGGTGGTGGCACCGCAGGTGAGCCTCATCCCGCTCTACCGCCTTCTCGACACGATGGGACTGCTGAACACGTACTGGGCGATGATCCTCCCTTATGTGGCGTTCCGTCTGCCGATGGCGATCCTGCTCATCCGTTCGGTCTTCCTCGGCATCCCCCGCGAGCTCGAGGACGCCGCGACCATCGATGGCTGCCGCTCGTTCGGCGTCTTCCGGCACGTCTACCTGCCGCTGAGCGCGTCCGTGCTGACGACCGCCGCCGTCCTCACCGGTTACTTCGCCTGGAATGAGTTCCTCTTCGCGATCGTCTACATCGACGCTGATGCGCTCCGCACCATCCCCGCGGGACTCATGTCGTTCCGCGACTCCCTCTCCACGGAGTGGGGTGTGCTCCTGGCAGGATTGACCATCGCGGCCCTGCCCATCGTGGTGGTGTTCCTCGCGCTGCAGCGGTACTTCGTCGCCGGCGTCGCGGCGGGGAGTGTGAAGGGATGA
- a CDS encoding tripartite tricarboxylate transporter permease, with amino-acid sequence MDSWSLLLEGFATALQPQYLVFAFFGVLIGTAVGVLPGIGPAMTVALLLPLTYTLEPAAALITFAGIYYGGMYGGSTTSILLNTPGESSSIVTAIEGNKMAKLGRGAAALATAALGSFVAGTLATVGLTLLAPVLAQFAVNLGPADYVALIVVAFVTVGALMGSSVPRGLLSLGVGLFLGLVGTDWLSGQQRYTLGLLPLADGIDVVLVAVGLFAVGETLYVAARLRHGAIDVIPVSRGWRSWMTKDDWRRSWKPWLRGTAIGFPIGTIPAGGADVATFLSYATERKLSRRKDEFGRGAIEGVAGPESANNAAAAGVLVPLLTLGLPTTATAAIILTAFQTYGLQPGPQLFTGQADLVWALVASLYIGNVILLVLNLPLVGMWAKLLQIPRPYLYAGILLFAAFGAYALNFAVVDILILLIIGVLGYFLRRYGFPVAPLVVGMILGPMGEEQLRRALQLSQGDLTTLIAQPFSAVAYVILALLIAGGLWLRRRQRRYEQALTESIAVPVKADSEV; translated from the coding sequence ATGGACAGCTGGAGTCTGCTCCTCGAGGGGTTCGCGACCGCGCTGCAACCCCAGTACCTCGTGTTCGCCTTCTTCGGCGTGCTGATCGGCACCGCCGTGGGCGTGCTCCCCGGGATCGGGCCGGCGATGACCGTCGCCCTGCTCCTTCCGCTCACCTACACGCTCGAGCCGGCCGCGGCGCTCATCACGTTCGCGGGCATCTACTACGGCGGCATGTACGGCGGGTCGACGACGAGCATCCTGCTGAACACCCCGGGGGAGTCGTCGTCGATCGTGACGGCGATCGAGGGCAACAAGATGGCCAAGCTCGGGCGGGGTGCGGCGGCGCTGGCCACCGCGGCGCTCGGGTCGTTCGTCGCCGGAACCCTCGCCACTGTGGGCCTGACGCTGCTCGCCCCGGTGCTCGCGCAGTTCGCCGTGAACCTCGGGCCCGCCGACTACGTGGCCCTCATCGTCGTGGCCTTCGTCACGGTCGGTGCGCTGATGGGGTCCTCCGTGCCGCGAGGACTGCTGTCGCTCGGCGTCGGCCTGTTCCTCGGCCTGGTCGGCACCGACTGGCTCTCGGGGCAGCAGCGGTACACGCTCGGCCTGCTGCCGCTGGCGGACGGCATCGACGTGGTGCTCGTGGCGGTCGGGCTCTTCGCCGTCGGCGAGACGCTGTACGTCGCGGCCCGGCTGCGGCACGGCGCGATCGACGTGATCCCCGTGTCGCGCGGGTGGCGCAGCTGGATGACGAAGGACGACTGGCGCCGCTCGTGGAAGCCCTGGCTCCGCGGCACCGCCATCGGCTTCCCGATCGGCACGATCCCGGCCGGTGGCGCCGACGTGGCGACCTTCCTGTCCTACGCCACCGAGCGCAAGCTCTCGCGGCGCAAGGACGAGTTCGGCCGCGGGGCCATCGAAGGCGTCGCGGGCCCGGAGTCGGCGAACAACGCCGCGGCCGCGGGCGTGCTCGTGCCGCTGCTGACGCTGGGACTTCCGACGACGGCGACCGCCGCGATCATCCTCACGGCGTTCCAGACGTACGGGCTGCAGCCCGGGCCGCAGCTGTTCACCGGACAGGCAGACCTCGTGTGGGCACTGGTGGCGAGCCTCTACATCGGCAACGTGATCCTGCTCGTGCTGAACCTGCCGCTGGTGGGCATGTGGGCGAAGCTCCTGCAGATCCCGCGGCCGTATCTGTACGCGGGCATCCTCCTGTTCGCCGCCTTCGGGGCGTACGCGCTGAACTTCGCGGTCGTCGACATCCTGATCCTGCTCATCATCGGCGTCCTCGGCTACTTCCTGCGGCGGTACGGCTTCCCCGTCGCGCCGCTGGTGGTGGGCATGATCCTCGGGCCGATGGGGGAGGAGCAGCTGCGGCGCGCGCTGCAGCTCAGCCAGGGCGACCTGACGACGCTCATCGCGCAGCCGTTCTCCGCGGTCGCCTACGTCATCCTCGCGCTGCTCATCGCCGGCGGTCTGTGGCTGCGGCGTCGGCAGCGCCGGTACGAGCAGGCGCTCACGGAGTCCATCGCGGTGCCCGTCAAAGCGGACTCGGAGGTCTGA
- a CDS encoding SIS domain-containing protein: MSATALFVDSAPIENQLAAARQAIATRDTISRVVLTACGGSFAVMQPIEYLFGTKAVSLEATALNAAEFTSRASSRVDADTLVVLCSHSGTTPETVAAAKHARERGALTVAFTFDPTSPLAEASEHVVAYQHGEGKSEAHVGPALLLRLAAGILDDREQAGIAGAVDEAVAQLPTLVPAAREAHSAAADAWGYRHRREPLIYTMAAGSNYGSAYSFAICLLQEMQWVHSAAIHAGEYFHGPFEITEEDVPFIALLGLDETRSVEQRAVDFVTKHSDRVLVLDAQEFGLDVVAPEVRGIVAHLLFNVVLRAYADALADHRGHPLSVRRYMWRMEY, from the coding sequence TTGTCTGCCACCGCTCTGTTCGTCGACTCCGCCCCTATCGAGAACCAGCTCGCTGCGGCCCGCCAGGCGATCGCGACCCGAGACACCATCTCGCGCGTCGTGCTCACCGCCTGCGGCGGCTCCTTTGCCGTCATGCAGCCCATCGAGTACCTGTTCGGCACCAAGGCGGTGTCGCTCGAGGCGACCGCACTCAATGCTGCCGAGTTCACCAGCCGCGCCTCGTCGCGCGTCGACGCCGACACCCTCGTCGTGCTCTGCTCGCACTCCGGCACCACGCCGGAGACGGTCGCCGCGGCGAAGCACGCACGTGAGCGCGGTGCGCTCACGGTCGCCTTCACGTTCGACCCGACGTCGCCGCTCGCCGAGGCATCGGAGCACGTGGTGGCGTATCAGCACGGCGAGGGGAAGAGCGAGGCCCACGTCGGCCCCGCGCTGCTGCTGCGCTTGGCGGCCGGCATCCTGGACGACCGTGAACAGGCCGGCATCGCCGGTGCGGTCGACGAGGCCGTCGCCCAGCTGCCGACCCTCGTGCCGGCAGCGCGCGAAGCGCACTCCGCAGCCGCCGATGCCTGGGGATACCGCCACCGTCGCGAGCCCCTCATCTACACGATGGCGGCAGGCTCCAACTACGGCTCCGCGTACTCGTTCGCCATCTGCCTGCTGCAGGAGATGCAGTGGGTGCACTCCGCCGCCATCCACGCCGGCGAGTACTTCCACGGCCCCTTCGAGATCACCGAGGAGGATGTGCCGTTCATCGCGCTGCTCGGACTCGATGAGACTCGGTCCGTCGAGCAGCGCGCGGTGGACTTCGTCACGAAGCACTCGGATCGGGTGCTCGTCCTCGACGCCCAGGAGTTCGGCCTCGATGTCGTCGCTCCGGAGGTGCGCGGCATCGTCGCCCACCTCCTCTTCAACGTCGTGCTCCGCGCGTACGCGGATGCACTCGCCGACCACCGAGGACACCCCCTCAGCGTGCGCCGCTACATGTGGCGCATGGAGTACTAG
- a CDS encoding FAS1-like dehydratase domain-containing protein, protein MAVNQELVGREFPPTAPYLVGREKVREFARAVFADAPQHTDVEAARAAGFADVVAPPTFAMVLQDLTLQQLLAEPDSGIVLARTIHAEQRFRYTRPIVAGDELTAQLRVTGIRMMGGNAMITSEAEITDDGGAHVVTATSVLLVGAEEEAA, encoded by the coding sequence GTGGCAGTGAACCAAGAACTCGTCGGCCGGGAGTTCCCGCCGACCGCCCCCTACCTCGTCGGACGGGAGAAGGTGCGCGAGTTCGCGCGCGCCGTCTTCGCCGACGCCCCCCAGCACACCGACGTCGAGGCGGCCCGTGCGGCGGGCTTCGCCGACGTCGTCGCGCCGCCGACCTTCGCGATGGTCCTGCAGGACCTCACGCTGCAGCAGCTGCTGGCCGAACCGGATTCCGGCATCGTCCTGGCCCGGACCATCCACGCCGAGCAGCGGTTCCGCTACACCAGGCCGATCGTCGCGGGAGACGAGCTGACGGCGCAGCTGCGCGTCACCGGCATCCGCATGATGGGCGGCAACGCCATGATCACGAGCGAGGCCGAGATCACCGACGACGGGGGCGCGCATGTCGTCACCGCCACGAGCGTGCTGCTCGTGGGCGCCGAGGAGGAGGCCGCATGA
- a CDS encoding PfkB family carbohydrate kinase gives MTMDTDQLRDALAAVPPPSLVGVGDNVLDCYLHEDLAYPGGNALNVAAYSRLFFGGTAGFVGIMGDDRFADHVRGVLDEVGVDGARIRRVRGANGMAFVALDEDGDRRFVASNRGGVQAELRLRLSEADHEYLSGFDRVHTSVYSSLEPELPAIAERGSRVSYDYSDDASPDVIRATAPHVDVGFFSGGHRSDSEIDALGRFAVACGMGSAVVTRGARGSVGFDATSVRRTGIREVDAVDALGAGDAFLTGFLAARAGGADLAESLDIAAVSGALACTLRGAFGYPVHAGDDARAQMLRRYPAP, from the coding sequence ATGACGATGGATACGGATCAGCTCCGGGATGCGCTCGCCGCGGTCCCACCGCCCTCGCTGGTCGGCGTCGGGGACAACGTGCTCGACTGCTATCTGCATGAGGACCTGGCCTACCCCGGGGGCAACGCCCTGAACGTCGCCGCGTACAGCCGGCTCTTCTTCGGCGGCACCGCCGGATTCGTCGGGATCATGGGAGACGACCGTTTCGCGGACCACGTGCGGGGCGTCCTCGACGAGGTCGGAGTGGACGGCGCCCGCATCAGACGCGTGCGCGGCGCGAACGGCATGGCTTTCGTCGCGTTGGACGAGGACGGCGACCGGCGCTTCGTCGCCTCGAACCGCGGGGGAGTCCAGGCCGAGCTGCGGCTGCGTCTGAGTGAGGCCGATCACGAGTACCTCTCCGGCTTCGACCGCGTGCACACCTCGGTCTACTCGTCGTTGGAGCCGGAGCTTCCGGCCATCGCGGAACGGGGGAGCCGCGTGTCGTACGACTATTCCGACGACGCGTCGCCGGATGTGATCCGGGCGACAGCTCCGCACGTCGACGTGGGGTTCTTCTCCGGCGGCCACCGCAGTGATTCCGAGATCGACGCCCTCGGCCGCTTCGCCGTAGCCTGCGGTATGGGGTCGGCCGTGGTGACGCGGGGTGCCCGCGGCTCTGTCGGCTTCGACGCCACTTCCGTGCGGCGTACCGGTATCCGCGAGGTCGACGCCGTCGATGCGCTCGGCGCCGGGGACGCCTTCCTCACCGGCTTCCTCGCGGCGCGGGCGGGCGGGGCCGATCTTGCCGAAAGCCTCGATATCGCCGCTGTCAGCGGAGCGCTCGCCTGCACGTTGCGCGGGGCGTTCGGATACCCTGTGCATGCGGGGGACGACGCACGCGCGCAGATGCTGCGACGATACCCGGCGCCGTAG
- a CDS encoding carbohydrate ABC transporter permease, translating to MRTRSRAWSNLLYVLPAIILIGVFVYYPLVANAAFGFFSFSAGSGEMRFVGLDNFARLFGDPIIATALGNNILYAIVSIVCQVGGALVIAAWLTRLLGPRMGAFLRSVYFLPAVISMTVIALLFTFVYNARGGLLNALLEAIGLGSLQTAWLADVDTAMGAVIGVSQWQSIGYVCMLYVVALQQIPEEYYEAASLDGAGRVRQFFSITVPQAKEMIFVAMILTVSGAFTVFNEPYILTKGGPGNTTQVLATYMYNQGFFQNEMGYASAIASLVFVITLVLSVVQMVSFRSGRQ from the coding sequence ATGAGAACACGCTCTCGAGCCTGGTCGAACCTGCTCTACGTGCTTCCCGCGATCATCCTGATCGGGGTGTTCGTGTACTACCCGCTGGTCGCCAATGCGGCCTTCGGCTTCTTCTCCTTCAGCGCCGGCAGCGGCGAGATGCGCTTCGTCGGCCTCGACAACTTCGCGCGGCTCTTCGGTGATCCGATCATCGCGACGGCCCTGGGCAACAACATCCTGTACGCCATCGTCTCGATCGTGTGCCAGGTGGGTGGTGCCCTCGTGATCGCCGCCTGGCTGACCCGGCTGCTGGGTCCGCGCATGGGCGCATTCCTGCGCAGCGTGTACTTCCTGCCCGCCGTGATCTCGATGACCGTGATCGCGCTGCTGTTCACGTTCGTGTACAACGCCCGCGGCGGACTCCTCAACGCTCTGCTGGAGGCGATCGGACTCGGCAGCCTGCAGACGGCGTGGCTCGCCGATGTCGACACGGCGATGGGAGCGGTCATCGGCGTCTCCCAGTGGCAGAGCATCGGCTACGTCTGCATGCTCTACGTCGTCGCACTGCAGCAGATCCCGGAGGAGTACTACGAAGCCGCGTCGCTGGACGGCGCCGGACGGGTTCGCCAGTTCTTCAGCATCACCGTCCCGCAGGCCAAGGAGATGATCTTCGTCGCGATGATCCTCACCGTCTCCGGCGCTTTCACGGTGTTCAACGAGCCTTACATCCTGACCAAAGGCGGTCCGGGAAACACCACCCAGGTCCTCGCGACCTATATGTACAACCAGGGTTTCTTCCAGAACGAGATGGGCTACGCCTCGGCCATCGCGAGCCTGGTCTTCGTGATCACGCTCGTGCTGTCCGTCGTGCAGATGGTCTCGTTCCGAAGCGGGAGGCAATGA
- a CDS encoding MaoC/PaaZ C-terminal domain-containing protein, translated as MSAFTVGDVLAERTVHLTRESLVRYAGASGDFNPIHYRDDVAAAVGLPGVLAHGMLTMGIASSVVVAALDPQTRILDYGVRFTKPVVVDPETGADVHVVATVGAVDDESARIDLKVTTGETTVLVKAQLRVAVR; from the coding sequence ATGAGCGCGTTCACCGTGGGAGACGTGCTGGCCGAGCGCACCGTGCACCTGACGAGGGAGTCTCTCGTCCGCTACGCCGGCGCCTCCGGGGACTTCAACCCGATCCACTACCGTGACGACGTTGCCGCCGCGGTGGGCCTTCCCGGCGTGCTCGCGCACGGCATGCTGACCATGGGGATCGCCTCGTCCGTGGTCGTCGCCGCGCTCGACCCGCAGACCCGGATCCTCGACTACGGCGTGCGCTTCACGAAGCCCGTGGTGGTCGATCCCGAGACCGGCGCCGACGTGCACGTCGTCGCGACGGTCGGCGCGGTGGACGACGAGTCCGCGCGCATCGACCTCAAGGTCACGACGGGCGAGACCACCGTGCTCGTCAAGGCGCAGCTGCGCGTCGCCGTCCGATGA
- a CDS encoding Bug family tripartite tricarboxylate transporter substrate binding protein has protein sequence MNHARIGTLAAAVAATALVLTSCSTADGGTAGSDGGDEAVAITDVNIVVPADPGGGWDQTGRALSQLLTQGDIVGSAPVTNVGGAGGTVGLAQLANEKDPATLMVMGLVMVGAVETNASAVRIEDMTPIARLTDEPLVVVVPADSEYDTLEDLVEDVVDKGQEVTITGGSAGGADHILAGLLLEEAGLDGAEIAEKLNYTPNSGGGEATSLILGGKVSAGISGVGEFLQHIEAGTMKALAVSSEEPVTQLPDVDTITDSGYDVVLTNWRGVIAPGGISDAERSELERIVTELEASEAWKDELETRGWADAFLTGAEFDEFLDGNITEVTTTLQNIGLVG, from the coding sequence ATGAATCACGCCCGCATCGGGACCCTCGCCGCGGCCGTCGCCGCGACCGCCCTGGTCCTCACCTCGTGCTCGACCGCGGACGGCGGAACCGCCGGCTCCGACGGCGGCGACGAGGCGGTCGCCATCACCGACGTGAACATCGTCGTCCCCGCCGACCCTGGCGGCGGCTGGGACCAGACCGGTCGTGCCCTCTCCCAGCTGCTCACCCAGGGGGACATCGTCGGCTCGGCGCCGGTCACCAACGTCGGCGGGGCCGGGGGAACGGTCGGCCTCGCGCAGCTCGCCAACGAGAAGGACCCGGCGACCCTCATGGTCATGGGGCTCGTGATGGTGGGCGCGGTCGAGACCAACGCCTCGGCCGTGCGCATCGAGGACATGACCCCGATCGCCCGCCTCACCGACGAGCCCCTCGTCGTGGTGGTCCCCGCGGACTCCGAGTACGACACCTTGGAGGACCTCGTCGAGGACGTCGTGGACAAGGGCCAGGAGGTCACGATCACGGGCGGCTCAGCCGGAGGAGCCGACCACATCCTCGCCGGGCTGCTGCTCGAGGAGGCGGGGCTCGACGGCGCGGAGATCGCCGAGAAGCTGAACTACACGCCCAACTCGGGCGGCGGCGAGGCCACGTCGCTGATCCTGGGCGGCAAGGTGTCGGCAGGCATCTCCGGTGTCGGCGAGTTCCTGCAGCACATCGAGGCCGGCACCATGAAGGCTCTCGCCGTCTCGTCGGAGGAGCCGGTCACGCAGCTGCCGGACGTCGACACGATCACCGACTCCGGATACGACGTCGTGCTCACCAACTGGCGCGGCGTGATCGCGCCGGGCGGCATCAGCGACGCCGAGCGCTCGGAGCTCGAGCGCATCGTCACCGAGTTGGAGGCGTCCGAAGCCTGGAAGGACGAGCTGGAGACGCGGGGCTGGGCGGATGCCTTCCTCACGGGCGCCGAGTTCGACGAGTTCCTCGACGGCAACATCACCGAGGTCACCACGACGCTGCAGAACATCGGGCTGGTCGGCTGA
- a CDS encoding sulfite exporter TauE/SafE family protein, with protein MSDATVLKRGPRAYATFIGIGLLAGLLSGLFGVGGGTVIVPLLVLLLAFDQRLAAGTSLAAIVPTATVGVISYAASGSVAWIPALILAAGAVVGAQIGTRLLPRISQTALRWGFVGFLVVVIVSLFLVIPSRDAVFELTWLTGIALVVVGIGTGILAGLIGVGGGVIVVPVLMLAFGTSDLVAKGTSLLMMIPTALSGTVGNLRNRNVDLLAALLIGVSACTTTALGAWLATIVDPTVGNLLFAAYLVVIAVQMALKAVRGRRRG; from the coding sequence GTGAGCGATGCGACGGTCCTGAAGCGCGGACCCCGCGCCTACGCCACGTTCATCGGCATCGGCCTCCTCGCCGGCCTCCTCTCCGGTCTCTTCGGCGTCGGCGGCGGCACGGTGATCGTCCCGCTGCTGGTGCTCCTTCTCGCGTTCGACCAGCGCCTCGCGGCTGGGACCTCGCTGGCGGCGATCGTCCCGACGGCGACCGTCGGCGTCATCTCCTACGCCGCGTCGGGCTCCGTCGCCTGGATCCCGGCGCTGATCCTCGCCGCCGGGGCCGTGGTCGGAGCGCAGATCGGCACCCGCCTGCTCCCGCGGATCTCGCAGACCGCCCTCCGCTGGGGCTTCGTCGGCTTCCTCGTCGTCGTGATCGTGAGCCTCTTCCTCGTGATCCCCTCGCGCGACGCCGTCTTCGAGCTCACCTGGCTCACCGGGATCGCCCTGGTGGTCGTGGGAATCGGAACGGGCATCCTGGCCGGGCTCATCGGCGTGGGCGGCGGTGTGATCGTCGTCCCGGTGCTCATGCTCGCGTTCGGCACGAGCGACCTCGTCGCCAAGGGCACCTCGCTGCTCATGATGATCCCGACCGCGCTCTCCGGCACGGTCGGCAACCTCCGCAACCGCAACGTCGATCTCCTCGCGGCGCTGCTCATCGGCGTCTCGGCGTGCACCACGACGGCCCTCGGCGCCTGGCTGGCGACCATCGTCGACCCGACCGTCGGCAACCTCCTCTTCGCCGCGTATCTCGTCGTGATCGCGGTGCAGATGGCCCTCAAGGCCGTCCGCGGGCGCCGGCGCGGCTGA